A window from Poseidonibacter antarcticus encodes these proteins:
- a CDS encoding response regulator transcription factor: MKILVLEDNERLLNVIKTALEKENYTIDTFTDGNDALEALDNGYSCFILDINVPHIDGISLLELLRINHKVTPVIIISSNHDFEKIQKSYDLACDDYLKKPFFILELVQKVKKFCKIQNKFLKFNDEYKYDFINHILYNNGKEIELTKKEILFLELFSKNLHHIATYSELEEYVWEGEDTNLVNIRAMIKRIRKKIPAESIVIVKGMGYSLDKNVKLV, encoded by the coding sequence ATGAAAATATTAGTTTTAGAAGATAATGAACGATTATTAAATGTAATTAAAACAGCACTAGAAAAAGAAAACTATACTATTGATACTTTTACAGATGGTAATGATGCTCTTGAAGCACTTGATAATGGATATAGTTGTTTTATTTTAGATATCAATGTTCCACATATTGATGGTATTTCATTATTAGAGTTATTAAGAATTAATCATAAAGTTACACCTGTAATTATAATAAGTTCAAATCATGATTTTGAGAAAATACAAAAATCTTATGATTTAGCTTGTGATGATTATCTTAAAAAACCATTCTTTATCTTAGAATTAGTTCAAAAAGTTAAAAAATTTTGTAAAATACAAAATAAGTTTTTAAAATTTAATGATGAGTATAAATATGATTTTATTAATCATATATTATATAATAATGGTAAAGAAATAGAATTAACAAAAAAAGAGATTTTATTCTTAGAACTTTTTTCTAAAAATTTGCATCATATTGCTACTTATTCAGAATTAGAAGAGTATGTATGGGAAGGTGAAGATACAAATCTTGTAAATATAAGAGCTATGATAAAAAGAATTAGAAAAAAAATACCAGCAGAATCAATTGTGATTGTAAAAGGTATGGGCTATTCTTTGGATAAAAATGTTAAATTAGTTTAA
- the purF gene encoding amidophosphoribosyltransferase, translating into MCAIVGIYGNDNAARLASLALFAMQHRGQEATGISSSCDGKIHTIKNRGLVSDVFKESALKILKGNMAIGHNRYSTAGGDSILDAQPVFAKYKLGEISIVHNGNLINKEEVRKDLIDKGAIFQTGMDTENLIHLIAKNTKDRLRDRIVEALERTIGAYCFIVQSRSKQFIIRDKYGIRPLSLGKLNSGGYIVASETCAFDLVGATFIRDVRPGEMLILSEGKEPESIQVYEPEFRPCAFEYVYFARPDSIIDGKSVYKAREDMGKALAINDKNSKSKYDIVIPVPDSGVPAALGYAAESGVPFKYGIIRNHYVGRTFIEPTQEMRNLKVRMKLSPMNSMIEGKSLLVIDDSVVRGTTSKRIVKMLKDAGAKEVHFRVASPEIKFPCYYGIDTPDKKELISSNMTKDEVCKYIEADSLEYLSIDDLVNAIGNDRHYGLESFDGDYFVKE; encoded by the coding sequence ATGTGCGCAATAGTTGGAATTTACGGGAATGATAATGCTGCAAGACTTGCATCTCTTGCTTTGTTTGCAATGCAACATAGAGGTCAAGAAGCTACAGGTATATCTTCTTCATGTGATGGGAAAATTCATACAATTAAAAATAGGGGTTTAGTATCAGATGTATTTAAAGAATCTGCACTTAAAATCCTAAAAGGGAATATGGCTATTGGTCATAATAGATATTCAACAGCTGGTGGAGATTCTATTTTAGATGCTCAACCCGTGTTTGCTAAGTATAAACTTGGAGAAATATCTATTGTTCATAATGGAAATTTAATCAATAAAGAAGAAGTTAGAAAAGATTTAATTGACAAGGGTGCCATTTTTCAAACAGGAATGGATACCGAAAATTTAATTCATTTAATTGCAAAAAATACCAAAGATAGATTAAGAGATAGGATTGTAGAAGCTTTAGAACGGACTATTGGAGCTTATTGTTTTATTGTTCAATCAAGATCAAAACAATTTATTATAAGAGATAAGTATGGTATTAGACCATTATCTCTAGGAAAATTAAATTCAGGTGGTTACATAGTTGCATCTGAAACATGTGCATTTGATTTAGTAGGTGCAACATTTATAAGAGATGTAAGACCTGGAGAAATGTTAATTTTAAGTGAGGGTAAAGAACCTGAATCGATTCAAGTTTATGAGCCAGAATTTAGACCTTGTGCTTTTGAATATGTATATTTTGCACGTCCTGATTCTATAATTGATGGAAAAAGTGTATATAAAGCAAGAGAAGATATGGGTAAAGCTTTAGCTATTAATGATAAAAATTCAAAATCCAAATATGACATAGTTATACCTGTTCCTGATTCAGGAGTTCCAGCAGCACTTGGTTATGCAGCAGAAAGTGGAGTTCCTTTTAAATATGGAATTATTAGAAATCACTATGTTGGAAGAACATTTATCGAACCAACACAAGAAATGAGAAACTTAAAAGTAAGAATGAAACTTTCACCAATGAACTCAATGATAGAAGGAAAATCTTTACTTGTAATTGATGATTCTGTTGTTCGTGGTACTACATCAAAAAGAATTGTAAAAATGCTTAAAGATGCAGGTGCAAAAGAAGTTCACTTTAGAGTAGCCTCTCCTGAAATAAAATTCCCATGTTATTATGGTATTGATACACCTGATAAAAAAGAGTTAATTTCTAGTAATATGACAAAAGATGAAGTTTGTAAATATATTGAAGCAGATTCTTTAGAATACTTATCTATTGATGATTTAGTAAATGCAATTGGAAATGATAGACACTATGGTCTTGAAAGTTTTGATGGGGACTATTTCGTAAAAGAATAA
- a CDS encoding ATP-dependent helicase encodes MSENLLSLLNDSQKSAAEHIDGSLLILAGAGSGKTKTITTRLAYLISIGIDPSSILTLTFTNKAASEMRERAFSMINPSSINTPPLLCTFHKFGLLFLKFHMSELGRKANFIIIDTDDKKRIIKSIDKEITTSLIASEISKYKNTLLSPAEAIAGAELKLYQQIALVYQKYQEYLLKNNLVDFDDLLLLPYEILKNNEKLAEQTSQRYQYIMVDEYQDTNELQYRLLRLLCASHNNLCVVGDDDQSIYGWRGATIKNILNFSEHFEDTKVVKLEENYRSTDTILEHANQLIEHNRDRLGKKLVGTRMKGDSIKVYESHDENEETRKIVDDIKSLLDNGISAKDIAVLFRVNALSRSLEEGFNKAGLNYKLVGGMKFYERAEIKDLIAYFRILTNSNDNFSLKRVINKPKRGIGKTTIDKLEAKSIETKKPIFDLIQDLSPEDLAAIVGKKNSRTLKVYEASIMDLKDILEESKMKFLDSFEEAFDYRASYDNVPDGFERQGNIDEFYGYIRDYFMQNPHLELKDFLNEIALESENGEYNNEAISMMSIHASKGLEFKNLFIIGLEEGFFPLTGDGSDIEEERRLGYVAITRAMDNLTLSFVHSRFYKGKRAMLNKSRFLSESGLIKGSLTIEKNSALKKGDLVQHKIFGMGRVQKATKAGKDYKLTINFGGTKRDILSSFVNKI; translated from the coding sequence ATGTCTGAAAATTTATTATCATTATTAAATGATTCTCAAAAAAGTGCGGCTGAACACATTGATGGTTCGCTACTTATACTTGCAGGTGCGGGTTCTGGAAAAACTAAAACTATTACAACACGATTAGCTTATTTAATTTCAATAGGGATAGATCCTAGTTCAATATTAACATTAACATTTACAAATAAAGCCGCTTCAGAAATGAGAGAACGTGCTTTTTCAATGATTAATCCATCATCAATAAATACTCCCCCTTTATTATGTACCTTTCATAAGTTTGGATTATTATTTTTAAAATTTCATATGAGTGAATTAGGAAGAAAAGCTAATTTTATTATAATTGATACAGATGATAAAAAAAGAATAATTAAATCAATTGATAAAGAGATTACAACATCTCTTATAGCTTCTGAAATTTCTAAATATAAGAATACTTTATTATCTCCTGCTGAAGCAATTGCAGGTGCTGAATTAAAACTATATCAACAAATTGCACTTGTTTATCAAAAATATCAAGAATATTTATTAAAAAACAATTTAGTTGATTTTGATGATTTATTACTATTACCTTATGAAATATTAAAAAACAATGAAAAATTAGCAGAGCAAACAAGTCAAAGATACCAATATATTATGGTTGATGAGTATCAAGATACAAATGAATTACAATATAGATTATTAAGATTATTATGTGCAAGTCATAATAATCTTTGTGTAGTTGGTGATGATGATCAAAGTATTTATGGTTGGAGAGGTGCTACAATAAAAAATATTTTGAATTTCTCCGAGCATTTTGAAGATACAAAAGTTGTAAAACTTGAAGAAAACTATAGATCTACAGATACTATCTTAGAACATGCAAATCAATTAATTGAGCATAATCGTGATAGATTAGGGAAAAAACTAGTTGGGACAAGAATGAAAGGTGATTCAATTAAAGTTTATGAATCACATGATGAAAATGAAGAAACTAGAAAAATAGTAGATGATATAAAATCTTTATTAGATAATGGAATTTCTGCAAAAGATATAGCTGTATTATTTAGAGTAAATGCACTTTCAAGATCACTTGAAGAAGGTTTTAATAAAGCAGGTTTAAACTATAAACTTGTTGGTGGAATGAAATTCTATGAGCGTGCTGAAATTAAAGATTTAATAGCTTACTTTAGAATACTAACAAACTCAAATGATAATTTTTCATTAAAAAGAGTTATTAATAAACCAAAACGTGGAATTGGTAAAACAACAATTGATAAATTAGAAGCTAAATCAATTGAAACAAAAAAACCAATTTTTGATTTAATTCAAGATTTAAGTCCTGAAGATTTAGCTGCAATTGTAGGAAAAAAGAATTCAAGAACACTAAAAGTTTATGAAGCTTCAATTATGGATTTAAAAGATATTTTGGAAGAATCAAAAATGAAGTTTTTAGACTCTTTTGAAGAAGCTTTTGATTACAGAGCATCTTATGATAATGTACCTGATGGTTTTGAACGTCAAGGTAATATTGATGAGTTTTATGGATATATTAGAGATTACTTTATGCAAAATCCACATTTAGAATTAAAAGACTTTTTAAATGAGATTGCGTTAGAAAGTGAAAATGGTGAATATAATAATGAAGCTATTTCAATGATGAGTATTCATGCTTCAAAAGGTTTAGAGTTTAAAAACTTATTTATAATAGGTCTGGAAGAAGGATTTTTCCCTCTTACTGGTGATGGCTCAGATATTGAAGAAGAGAGAAGACTAGGTTATGTAGCAATTACTAGAGCTATGGATAACTTAACTTTATCATTTGTCCATTCACGATTTTATAAGGGTAAAAGAGCTATGTTAAATAAAAGTAGATTCTTAAGTGAATCTGGTTTGATTAAAGGTTCTTTAACAATTGAAAAAAATTCAGCCTTAAAAAAAGGCGATTTAGTTCAACATAAAATTTTTGGAATGGGTAGAGTTCAAAAAGCTACAAAAGCTGGAAAAGATTATAAACTTACTATTAATTTTGGTGGTACAAAAAGAGATATATTATCTTCTTTTGTAAATAAAATATAA
- the trxB gene encoding thioredoxin-disulfide reductase, with amino-acid sequence MLDLAIIGGGPAGLTAGLYATRGGLGNVTMFEMGMPGGQITGSSEIENYPGQSEIVTGMDLMSNWPEQCQRFGLKHEMNQITTITKEGDTFKLSAVDGKEYEAKTVLMATGSVPRRAGFKGEDEFFGRGISTCATCDGFFYKGKEVAVIGGGDSALEEAVYLSKMCSKVYLVHRRDTYRAAPSTIEHMKAASNIEEVTNVDVEEVFGDMSGVLGLKVKSKENGEIRDLPTPGVFVFVGRNVLNEPLKQEDGSFLCDTNNAGEVVVDLKMQTSVKGLYAAGDIRIDAAKQVVCAAADGATAAVNIIEYLG; translated from the coding sequence ATGTTAGATTTAGCAATTATTGGTGGAGGACCAGCTGGGTTAACAGCGGGACTATACGCTACAAGAGGTGGTTTAGGTAATGTTACAATGTTTGAAATGGGTATGCCAGGAGGACAAATTACAGGTTCTTCAGAAATAGAAAATTATCCAGGACAAAGTGAAATTGTTACAGGTATGGATTTAATGTCAAATTGGCCAGAACAATGTCAAAGATTTGGATTAAAACATGAAATGAATCAAATTACAACTATTACAAAAGAAGGTGATACGTTTAAACTTTCAGCAGTTGATGGGAAAGAATATGAAGCTAAAACTGTTTTAATGGCAACAGGTTCAGTTCCAAGACGTGCAGGTTTTAAAGGTGAAGATGAATTTTTCGGAAGAGGAATTTCAACTTGTGCAACTTGTGATGGTTTTTTCTATAAAGGGAAAGAAGTTGCAGTAATTGGTGGTGGAGATTCAGCTTTAGAAGAAGCAGTTTACTTATCTAAAATGTGTTCAAAAGTATATTTAGTTCATAGACGAGATACATATAGAGCAGCACCATCTACAATTGAACATATGAAAGCTGCTTCAAATATTGAAGAAGTAACAAATGTTGATGTTGAAGAAGTATTTGGGGATATGTCAGGTGTTCTTGGATTAAAAGTTAAATCAAAAGAAAATGGTGAAATTAGAGATTTACCAACTCCTGGTGTTTTTGTATTTGTTGGAAGAAATGTATTAAATGAACCATTAAAACAAGAAGATGGATCTTTTTTATGTGATACAAATAATGCAGGTGAAGTTGTAGTTGATTTAAAAATGCAAACTTCTGTAAAAGGATTATATGCAGCTGGTGATATTAGAATTGATGCTGCTAAACAAGTTGTTTGTGCCGCAGCAGATGGTGCAACAGCAGCTGTTAATATTATTGAATATTTAGGATAA
- a CDS encoding LysR family transcriptional regulator, producing the protein MLTDFAKLETFLTVVREKSFSKASAKLGISQPAVTQQMKFIEDYLDVQVVDRKKNGIRLTKEGQKLYSIAIKIEKCVANGEKELLKIMNKDVTFVFGASFIIGNYILPRFLNNLKENINNEVSINVSVSHEAIEDLLDKKIDMALVENYVSNDDIIYREWMQDEIVIFSNQELPPRAKAEDLLSYKWVCRNPESNTRAIFKENLDKANFPDCDTFDVTSEVTSATTIVQTVLHSDKSITPTVSIVSRNAIESLLKSGALYESRINNQKMVRKLYIAYRKDRKHDAFIDNVVDYLLKIK; encoded by the coding sequence ATGCTAACAGATTTTGCAAAACTAGAGACTTTTCTTACAGTTGTACGAGAAAAATCTTTTTCAAAAGCTTCAGCAAAACTTGGTATTTCTCAACCCGCGGTTACACAGCAAATGAAATTCATAGAAGACTATCTTGATGTTCAAGTAGTTGATAGAAAAAAGAATGGTATTAGACTTACGAAAGAAGGTCAAAAACTTTATTCTATTGCAATTAAAATAGAAAAATGTGTTGCTAACGGTGAGAAAGAACTATTAAAAATTATGAACAAAGATGTAACTTTTGTATTTGGTGCATCATTTATTATTGGGAATTATATATTACCAAGATTTTTAAATAATTTAAAAGAAAATATAAACAATGAAGTTTCAATTAACGTTTCAGTTTCTCATGAAGCAATTGAAGATTTATTAGATAAAAAAATTGATATGGCATTAGTTGAAAACTATGTTTCAAATGATGATATTATTTATAGAGAATGGATGCAAGATGAAATTGTAATATTCTCTAATCAAGAACTTCCTCCACGAGCTAAAGCTGAGGATTTGTTATCATATAAATGGGTTTGTAGAAATCCAGAATCAAATACTAGAGCAATTTTTAAAGAAAATCTTGATAAAGCTAATTTCCCTGATTGTGATACATTTGATGTTACAAGTGAAGTTACAAGTGCTACTACTATTGTACAAACAGTTTTACATTCAGATAAAAGCATAACACCTACAGTTTCTATTGTATCAAGAAATGCAATTGAATCATTATTAAAATCAGGTGCTTTATATGAATCTAGAATCAACAATCAAAAAATGGTAAGAAAACTATATATTGCATATAGAAAAGATAGAAAACATGATGCATTTATTGATAATGTAGTTGATTATCTACTAAAAATCAAATAA
- a CDS encoding TIGR01212 family radical SAM protein (This family includes YhcC from E. coli K-12, an uncharacterized radical SAM protein.), whose product MNKLKNVLTIGRYFKNKFGEKVYKVPISISGFTCPNIDGTVAKGGCSFCENDSFSPNLREKKTKFKLNPRVEENPYLDNQLKQLEMQFNATKQRLGNKFGTQKFIVYFQSFTNTYAPFSTLKALYEKALSFENVIGLSIGTRTDCVTDEILDYLKDLSKDKEIWIEYGIQSFYDETLDTINRGDSVENMKYWIKRSKEKGLNVCGHLIYGLPNETQEMMLESFKQTVELDVDSVKFHPLYVVKNTLLTNEFRKGRFTPISEELYIDTVVKSIVDLPSHISVQRITAGIDDDTLLSPDWCRNKHAQMKKIRLALEEVGFNY is encoded by the coding sequence ATGAATAAATTAAAAAATGTTTTAACAATTGGTAGATATTTCAAAAATAAATTTGGTGAAAAAGTATATAAAGTTCCTATTTCAATATCAGGATTTACATGTCCTAATATTGATGGAACAGTAGCCAAAGGTGGTTGTTCTTTTTGTGAAAATGATTCTTTTTCACCTAATTTACGAGAGAAAAAAACAAAATTTAAATTAAATCCAAGAGTAGAAGAAAATCCATATTTGGATAATCAACTAAAACAACTTGAGATGCAATTTAATGCAACAAAACAAAGATTAGGTAATAAATTTGGAACACAAAAATTTATAGTTTATTTTCAATCTTTTACAAATACGTATGCACCCTTTTCTACATTAAAAGCTTTATATGAAAAAGCTCTTAGTTTTGAAAATGTAATAGGGTTAAGTATTGGTACAAGAACTGATTGTGTTACGGATGAAATTCTTGATTATTTAAAAGATTTATCTAAAGATAAAGAAATTTGGATTGAGTATGGTATTCAATCTTTTTATGATGAAACACTTGATACTATAAATCGTGGTGACAGTGTTGAAAATATGAAATATTGGATTAAAAGATCTAAAGAAAAAGGTTTAAATGTTTGTGGTCATTTAATCTATGGATTACCAAATGAAACTCAAGAAATGATGCTTGAAAGTTTTAAACAAACAGTAGAACTTGATGTTGATTCGGTTAAATTTCATCCTTTATATGTAGTAAAAAATACTTTACTTACAAATGAGTTTAGAAAAGGAAGATTTACTCCTATTTCTGAAGAATTATATATAGATACAGTTGTTAAATCAATTGTTGATTTACCTTCACATATTTCAGTTCAAAGAATAACAGCAGGGATTGATGATGATACATTATTATCACCTGATTGGTGTAGAAATAAACATGCTCAAATGAAAAAAATTAGATTAGCTTTAGAAGAAGTTGGGTTTAATTATTAA
- the dapB gene encoding 4-hydroxy-tetrahydrodipicolinate reductase, producing the protein MINVGILGSTGRVGSLLIDDLENDEQARVSAVHVFKKLNRQLPEDIVVTNDMKVLFDSSDVIIDFSAPDATEALLTEVIENGARKPLVIATTGFSKHQQNLLIEASKLVPILYATNMSLGVAVLNKLVALASKTLRDFDIEIVEQHHKHKVDAPSGTALTLAEHAAKARGLNLDEVRVSGRDGQIGARTKDEIAVMALRGGDIVGRHTVGLYNDGEFLELNHTATARNTFSKGAIKVAKWIIGKEPNLYSINDALGL; encoded by the coding sequence ATGATTAATGTAGGTATATTAGGAAGTACAGGTCGAGTAGGGTCTTTATTAATTGATGACTTAGAAAACGATGAACAAGCAAGAGTATCAGCTGTTCACGTTTTTAAAAAATTAAATAGACAATTACCTGAAGATATTGTTGTTACTAATGATATGAAGGTTTTATTTGATTCTTCTGATGTTATTATAGATTTCTCTGCACCAGATGCTACTGAAGCTTTATTAACAGAAGTTATTGAAAATGGTGCTAGAAAACCCTTAGTAATTGCAACAACTGGATTTTCTAAACATCAACAAAACTTATTAATTGAGGCTAGTAAACTAGTTCCAATTTTATATGCTACAAATATGAGTTTAGGAGTTGCTGTTTTAAATAAACTAGTAGCCTTAGCATCTAAAACATTAAGAGATTTTGATATTGAAATCGTTGAACAACATCATAAACATAAAGTTGATGCACCTTCTGGAACTGCTTTAACATTAGCTGAACACGCTGCAAAAGCAAGAGGTTTAAATCTTGATGAGGTTAGAGTTTCAGGTCGTGATGGTCAAATTGGTGCAAGAACTAAAGATGAAATTGCAGTAATGGCTTTACGAGGTGGAGATATAGTAGGTCGACATACTGTTGGTTTATATAATGATGGTGAGTTTTTAGAACTAAATCATACTGCAACAGCTAGAAACACTTTTTCAAAAGGTGCTATAAAAGTTGCAAAATGGATTATTGGAAAAGAGCCAAATCTTTACTCAATCAATGACGCTTTAGGTTTATAA